In Pseudomonas sp. FP1742, the DNA window GTATGCGATCGAAGGCGCGTTGATGGATGTTCACTGGAACGACATTCCCGCAGAGCGCAAGGAGGCTTTGAACAGACAGCTGGATGCTATTTCCTCTCGCCACAAGAATTGAACGAGGGACGTTCATTCGAAACACATAGCCTGAAACCCAACGATTACGAGGCCTTCCAGCGAAGGAATGGCGTAATCCAAGGGAATGAGAAATCAGCGGTTGACTTGGTAATGAGAATCGCTATTATTATCACAACTGGTCGCGAGACTGGTCGATATTCTGAAAAGCCCTTGGTTCGGACTCTCAGATTATCTCCTCATCAGGCTAATCACGGTTATTTGACCCGGCTCTTGCCGGGTCTTTTTTTGCCTGTGGAAAACCTGCCCGGTTTATTGACCTGACGGCTTGCCGAACTGTTTGCGCATTTGCGCGCAGTAATCCTGCGGCGGCGTGGCGGGTGTATACCAAACATAATCAGCCATGGCCGGCGAGACCTCGGCACCTTGCTCTGCCAGCATCAATACCGTGGGTGCCTGGGGCTCTCTCAGATCCAGCACATGGATCGGCACCCCGACATCCTTGCGTGCATGGAATACGCCGGCAAACAACAGTGATGGCGACGGTGCGGCCAGCAATCGCTCGGCCATCCGCCGGTCACGTTGCTGCTGCACGGCCAGCATTGCGGGCATCTGTGATTCAGGCAGCAAGCCGCAGTGGGAATCGCTGATCTGTGCCAGCAACTCTTCCTTGACTGTCGGGGCATTGGAGCGCAAACCGTTCAATACCGGCGGTTTGGCATAGACGGTACGCACTTCAGACGTGTCCAGATTGGCCGCCAGCACCGGGTACGGCTGAGTCAGGGCAAAACGAACGATCGGCCCGTACAAATCCCAGTCCCAACCCGATTGCCAGGCCAATGCACCCGACAAATCCGCCGGCGGCGACGAGGAATGCCGAACGTCATCGACGCGCTGTTGCTGAGCCGGTGTAAGCATTTCCAGCAGCAGACTGCCTTGGGCCCGTCGCTCCCCCAGCGCCTGCAATAACCACAATTGCAGCTGATGGTGATCACGATTGTCATGCTGCTCGCCGACGATCAGCCGCGCAGACTCAGCCAGGCGCGCAAGCAGTTCCCTCGGCGTCAGGGCCTGACCGCTGCGCAGATCCCGGATTTCGCCGCTGACCGGCGGCGGGACTGATACATGTTGGCAAGCACTCAGTAACAGCGCAGCCAGAATCACCATCACACGCATGTTCTCCCCCTACAGAAACCTCAACGGGCGATGATCAGCGGATACCCACGCTCCGGGTGCAGCTGCACCAGCACTTCCAGCCCGAACACGGCCTTGAGCGGTTCCGGACGCAACACCTGTTCCGGCGTATCCAGCGCCACGGGACGACCACCCTCGAGCAGTAACAGACGATCACAATAACGTGCCGCCAGGTTCAGATCATGCAGGATCACCAACACCGCCACGCCGCGATCGGCGAACTCGCGCACCGCTTGCAGGGTGGTGTGCTGATGTAACGGGTCGAGCATCGAGGTCGGCTCATCGAGCAACAGCGTCTGCCCCGCCTCCCCCGGCCAGAGCTGCGCCAGCACCCGCGCCAGATGCACCCGCTGACGCTCGCCACCGGACAGCGCCAGATAGCTGCGGCCGCTCAGGTGCCCCGCATCGGCTGCCTGTAGCGCGGCGGCGACAATCTCGTCATCCCGAACCCGACCGCTTTGATAGGGCAAACGCCCCATGCCGACCACTTCCTCGACACGAAAGGCAAAATCCAGGGTCGACACCTGCGGCAGCACCGCCAAACGCCGGGCTCGCTGCGCTCCGGCCCAATGACTCAGCTCACGCTCATCGAGCCAGACGCCGCCTTGCTCCGCACGCAATTCGCCGCACAGGGCACCGAGCAGCGTGCTTTTACCGGCACCGTTGGGGCCCAGTACACCGAGGACTTCCCCCGGCTTGAGCTCAAGGGTGATGTCGGTGAGGACAATCTTTCGAGCGCGACGGATTTGCAGGTTCTGCGCTCGCAACATCAGGCGCGCCCTCTGATCAACAAATACAGAAAAAATGGCGCGCCGATGAAGGCCGTGACGATCCCGATCGGTAACTCGGCCGGCGCCAGGGCCAGCCGCGCCACCAGATCGGCAAACAACAGGAGACTGGCCCCCGCCAATACCGACGCCGGCAACAGCACCCGATGATCGGGGCCGGCCAGCAGCCGTACCAGATGTGGCACCACCAGGCCGACAAAGCCGATCATCCCCGCCGCCGCGACTGCCGCGCCGACGCCAAGCGCCGTACAGAACACCAATTCGCGCTTGAGTCTTTCCACATCGATGCCCAGGTGACCGGCCTCCGATTCTCCCAGCAACAATGCATTCAAGGCCTTGGCCCGACGCGGTAACCACAACGCCACACCGCTGCTCACCAGCAGCAACGGCCAGAGTCGCGAATAACTGGCGCCATTAAGGCTGCCCAAATTCCAGAATGTCAGGGTGCGCAGGGTCGCGTCATCCGCCAGATAGGTGAACAACCCGACCGCCGAGCCAGCCAAAGCCGTTAATGCGATACCGGCCAGCAGCATGGTCGCGACGTTGGTCTGGCCATTGCGCCGCCCCAGCCGATAGACCAGTGCCGTCACCCCCAACCCGCCGAGAAACGCGCACACCGACAACAGATAAGGCCCGAAGGATTCAGGCAGACCGCCGAACGCCGAGCCGCCGACAATCGCGATGGCCGCGCCCAATGCCGCACCACTGGACACCCCCACCAATCCCGGGTCGGCCAGCGGGTTGCGAAACAAGCCCTGCATCGCTACGCCGGACAGCGCCAGCACCCCGCCTACCGCCAATCCCAGCAAGGTACGCGGCAGGCGAATCTGCCCGAGGATCAGCTCAGCCTGCTCCAACCCGTCGGGCGCAATGGGCAAACCGATCAACCGCAGCGCCGCCCGCAACGTGTCGAACAACGGCAAACTCACCGGGCCCAGCGCCAGCGACAGCCAGATCGCCAGCAAACACAGCAGGCTCAGGCCAATGAACAACGCACGGGGTTTAACCAGAAAGGTCATTGGTCAGTCGTACCGGGATGGAACGGGTGCATAAACAGCTTCCTTTAAAGGTTTCCCAGGCATAGAGATGACAGGCCAAGTATCCTCGGCATCCGGCAATCGCCCTGGGGCGAGCGGCCATTTGATAATTGCTTACATTTGCACGTCAGACTCGGACATCCCGGGTCACGAGCCGCAGGATTTGAGGATAGACATGAAACTTCTTTGCACAGGCGCCGAATTGGCTGACGCCAGCAGTCGCGGTTTCGACGTCGACGGTCAGAAGCTTCTGGCGGTGCGCCGAGACGGTCGAGTGTACGTGTATGAAAATCGTTGCCCGCACCGTGGTGTCGCACTGGAATGGAAACCCGACCAGTTTCTCGACCCCAGCAACAGCCTGATCCAGTGCGCCACCCACGGCGCACTGTTTCTGATCGAAGACGGCGAATGCGTCGCCGGACCGTGCGCCGGACAATCCCTGACCACCATCCCCTGCCGCGAAGACGAGCAAGGAGTCTGGGTCACGCTCTAACCGTTCAACAGCACATCCAGCCGCCGATCGACTACCATCTCTTCGTGGGTCAAGCGCACGCCATACGCCAGCACTTCGACCCCGCACGCCACTGCTTCGCGTAACGCCGCCGCGTAGGCCGAATCGATTTCCTCTGCTGGACGCACGGAGTCAACGCCTGTCAGATTCACGCAATACAACTGCACAGCGCGAATCCCGTCCCGAGCCAAATGGGCCAGTTCGCGCAAATGCTTGGCCCCGCGCTGGGTCACCGCATCAGGAAATGCCGCCACCGCCGAACCCTCGAAGCCCAGGGTGACACTTTTGACTTCTACATAGGCCGGCCCGCCCGGGTAATCCAGACGGAAGTCGATACGGCTGCTTTCCTGACCATAGGCCACTTCGCGTTTCAGTTCGGTAAAGCCGTTCAGCTCGGCGATGACGCCGGCCCGCAGCGCCTCC includes these proteins:
- a CDS encoding ChaN family lipoprotein produces the protein MRVMVILAALLLSACQHVSVPPPVSGEIRDLRSGQALTPRELLARLAESARLIVGEQHDNRDHHQLQLWLLQALGERRAQGSLLLEMLTPAQQQRVDDVRHSSSPPADLSGALAWQSGWDWDLYGPIVRFALTQPYPVLAANLDTSEVRTVYAKPPVLNGLRSNAPTVKEELLAQISDSHCGLLPESQMPAMLAVQQQRDRRMAERLLAAPSPSLLFAGVFHARKDVGVPIHVLDLREPQAPTVLMLAEQGAEVSPAMADYVWYTPATPPQDYCAQMRKQFGKPSGQ
- a CDS encoding heme ABC transporter ATP-binding protein, producing MLRAQNLQIRRARKIVLTDITLELKPGEVLGVLGPNGAGKSTLLGALCGELRAEQGGVWLDERELSHWAGAQRARRLAVLPQVSTLDFAFRVEEVVGMGRLPYQSGRVRDDEIVAAALQAADAGHLSGRSYLALSGGERQRVHLARVLAQLWPGEAGQTLLLDEPTSMLDPLHQHTTLQAVREFADRGVAVLVILHDLNLAARYCDRLLLLEGGRPVALDTPEQVLRPEPLKAVFGLEVLVQLHPERGYPLIIAR
- a CDS encoding iron ABC transporter permease, coding for MLAIWLSLALGPVSLPLFDTLRAALRLIGLPIAPDGLEQAELILGQIRLPRTLLGLAVGGVLALSGVAMQGLFRNPLADPGLVGVSSGAALGAAIAIVGGSAFGGLPESFGPYLLSVCAFLGGLGVTALVYRLGRRNGQTNVATMLLAGIALTALAGSAVGLFTYLADDATLRTLTFWNLGSLNGASYSRLWPLLLVSSGVALWLPRRAKALNALLLGESEAGHLGIDVERLKRELVFCTALGVGAAVAAAGMIGFVGLVVPHLVRLLAGPDHRVLLPASVLAGASLLLFADLVARLALAPAELPIGIVTAFIGAPFFLYLLIRGRA
- a CDS encoding Rieske (2Fe-2S) protein, translating into MKLLCTGAELADASSRGFDVDGQKLLAVRRDGRVYVYENRCPHRGVALEWKPDQFLDPSNSLIQCATHGALFLIEDGECVAGPCAGQSLTTIPCREDEQGVWVTL
- the sfsA gene encoding DNA/RNA nuclease SfsA, whose translation is MRFHPPLEEGRLIRRYKRFLADIETVGGELLTIHCPNTGSMLNCQVEGGQVWFSRSTDPKRKLPGTWEVGETPQGRLFCVNTGRANGLIEEALRAGVIAELNGFTELKREVAYGQESSRIDFRLDYPGGPAYVEVKSVTLGFEGSAVAAFPDAVTQRGAKHLRELAHLARDGIRAVQLYCVNLTGVDSVRPAEEIDSAYAAALREAVACGVEVLAYGVRLTHEEMVVDRRLDVLLNG